The Acidimicrobiales bacterium sequence GGTCCCCGGAGGGCTCGGACGACATGGAGCAGCAACACAGCCGACGACATCACTCCACGGCCAGCGACCGACACCAAGCAGGAATCGACAAGCCGGCTCACTCGACGCGGACTTGTGGGTGGGGCGAAGTCGGGAATGCCGAAGTCGGGGTATGCCGCGTCATCGAGACCGTCGGCCGGTACCTCTCGAATGGCCCACCTGCGGGACTGATTCGACGCGATCAGACCGAGGCGTAGATCTCGATCTCGGTCGCTCCGGTGTTGCCGCCGGTGGTTTGGTCGGCGTCGACGCGGACGATCTGTGCGGTGATGGGTTGATTGAGGACGGCGGGTTCGGTCCCGGCGGCGTACGGGCCGAAGGTCTGGTCGTCGATGGTGACCGTGAACGTGTCGGTGATGGCGGTGCCGTCGGTCATCTGGCGGGTGCGGAAGGCGATGGCGGTGATGGGTTGGGGCCGGCCGAGGTCGATCTCGATGTAGGCGTTGTCGCCGTCACCGTCGGTGGACCATTCGGTGCCGAGGTCGCCATCGACGGCGTTGGTTGCGGTGAATTCGTCGGAGAACTCGGAGCTGACATCGGTGACGGTGCCGGTGGGGGCGATGTTGGTGCCGAACGCGTTG is a genomic window containing:
- a CDS encoding discoidin domain-containing protein encodes the protein MTRPAIALATAVLLLAGCGNGTDDTASIQPIEAILDSDIDIAVDPSGTTATLSVDTNIPVACAVIYGTDDTYGSIAVDNDMQGGAHHNHGPLLTGLEPDTEYQYVLQGSDAAGTIYRSDPMTFRTPPAADNAFGTNIAPTGTVTDVSSEFSDEFTATNAVDGDLGTEWSTDGDGDNAYIEIDLGRPQPITAIAFRTRQMTDGTAITDTFTVTIDDQTFGPYAAGTEPAVLNQPITAQIVRVDADQTTGGNTGATEIEIYASV